One genomic window of Daphnia pulex isolate KAP4 chromosome 12, ASM2113471v1 includes the following:
- the LOC124209972 gene encoding tyrosine-protein kinase Lyn-like: protein MSRKMFLQANLQRIQNQAMRDLTKKMLEPNPEKRMTSSDVAKKLEQIRELGSGGYGIVFQGEWNNIQVAVKQILSSKVESNKLEEEALQKLNHPNVIKLFYVESNSENRHYAMELCAASLDELFLNEKEQKKFLVPMPPETKVFLQLAEGLQYIHEKSLIHRDIKPPNVLIHVKLSDKWFPPVILKLMDDTEANLTECQAK from the exons ATGTcgaggaaaatgtttttgcaaGCCAATCTACAAA GAATCCAGAACCAGGCCATGCGTGACCTaaccaagaaaatgttggaacccaatcccgaaaaaagaatgacatCGTCGGATGTCGCTAAAAAATTAGAACAAATCAGG gaattgggaAGTGGAGGTTATGGAATAGTTTTCCAAGGCGAGTGGAATAACATTCAAGTGGCAGTCAAACAAATTCTTTCATCCAAAGTCGAAAGTAACAAACTAGAGGAAGAAGCGTTACAAAAGCTGAATCATCCGAATGTTATCAAACTTTTCTACGTGGAAAGCAACTCGGAGAATAG ACATTATGCGATGGAATTGTGCGCTGCTTCACTAGacgaattatttttgaatgagaaggaacaaaaaaaatttctagtacCAATGCCACCAGAAACTAAAGTTTTCCTCCAGCTGGCCGAAGGGCTCCAATACATCCACGAAAAAAGTCTGATCCATCGCGACATTAAACCCCCAAATGTTCTGATTCACGTCAAGCTGTCGGATAAATGGTTCCCACCGGTAATATTGAAATTAATGGACGACACAGAAGCTAATTTAACTGAATGTCAAGCAAAATAA